A genomic segment from Gossypium hirsutum isolate 1008001.06 chromosome D04, Gossypium_hirsutum_v2.1, whole genome shotgun sequence encodes:
- the LOC121215932 gene encoding uncharacterized protein, translating into MPPENRFYENLTFTSPAHQAQFEQIQHRPLPVYKHVDSFSLYSLDIEESVNQYFDAIGWSDFAAIDEPADYELVFEFYSTFYFNRSANTIDTPYAVNFCLLGVHYSLSISEFNVALGFVNENYLATDDYYDSFLDIPPDFDANEALALLTEMRQISYDPKRCKDIGIHSPALRYIHRFLAFNFSGRNDASASLTRTELFFLWCMHSGKRVNLGYWFAIQFQHVLRSNRPLILGTYITRLASNLNPSAVNFNSLNLAYKTDSLDTYCLDSMGLLAGTPSFYFVPPGTRTDQSHRVFRRRHQNEPEPPNSVESRLTQIEEGLDTLRTLVTDVLTHLRDHPPRR; encoded by the coding sequence ATGCCCCCGGAAAATAGATTTTACGAGAATTTAACATTTACGAGTCCCGCACATCAAGCGCAATTCGAACAAATTCAACATCGCCCTCTTCCAGTATATAAGCACGTCGACTCATTCTCATTATATTCTTTAGATATTGAAGAATCTGTTAATCAATATTTTGATGCTATTGGGTGGTCTGATTTTGCTGCTATTGATGAACCTGCAGattatgagttggtttttgaattttattctaCATTTTATTTCAACCGTTCTGCCAACACCATAGATACGCCTTATGCTGTAAATTTTTGCTTGCTAGGAGTACATTATAGTTTGTCTATTTCTGAATTTAATGTTGCTTTGGGATTTGTTAATGAGAACTATTTAGCAACTGATGACTATTATGACTCTTTTCTCGACATACCACCTGACTTTGATGCTAATGAAGCTTTAGCATTATTAACTGAAATGAGACAGATTTCGTACGATCCGAAACGCTGCAAAGACATAGGAATTCATAGTCCTGCACTTCGATATATACACCGATTCCTTGCTTTTAATTTTTCGGGACGTAATGATGCTTCTGCTTCTTTAACTAGAACTGAATTATTTTTTCTATGGTGCATGCATTCGGGAAAAAGGGTAAATTTAGGATATTGGTTTGCTATACAGTTTCAACATGTTTTGCGATCGAATAGGCCACTTATTTTGGGTACTTACATCACACGTTTAGCCTCTAATTTGAATCCATCAGCTGTCAATTTTAATTCTTTGAATTTGGCATACAAAACGGACTCTTTAGATACATACTGTTTGGATTCTATGGGGTTACTTGCCGGTACcccttctttttattttgttcctCCAGGTACAAGAACAGATCAGTCGCATAGAGTGTTCAGACGAAGACACCAGAACGAACCAGAGCCTCCAAATTCTGTCGAATCTCGGTTAACCCAAATCGAAGAAGGACTCGACACTTTACGTACCTTAGTGACAGACGTTCTCACACATCTACGAGACCATCCTCCACGACGTTGA